The sequence CCCCGGAGCAGGAGTAGCGTCGTGTCCGTGGCAGGTGCGGCAGTGGAACGCCGGCTCGCCGACATCGAGCAGCGGTGCCGGGGCGCACTGGATCCTGCCGCGCTGCGCACCGAGGCGCTGGGCCGGCTGCGGCGGGTGGTACCGGCCGACGCGGCGTTCTTCGCCACCGTCGACCCGGTGACCCTGCTGTTCACCTCGGCCGCCGCCGAGGACCCCCTGGGCCCGGCGACCGCGCTGTTCCTCGACAACGAGTTCGGGCGGACGGACGTCAACAAGTTCTCCGCACTCGCCCGGGCAGCGGATCCGGTCGCCTCGCTGGACCGGGCCGCCCGGGGAGAGCGGTCGGCCAGTGCCCGCTACCGGGAGATCATGGCCCCGCTCGGCCTCGGCGACGAGCTGCGCGCCGCGCTGGTCACCGGCCACCACTGCTGGGGCGTGCTGTGCCTGCACCGGGAGGACTCGTCCGCCGGCTTCACCGCCGAGGAGCTCGCTCTGGTACGGCGGATCGCCCCGCATCTGGCGGCCGGACTGCGCCGAGCGGTAACCGCCGCACCGCCTGCGGGCGCCGGCCCCCGCCCTGGCGGCGTGGGGCTGATCCTGCTCGACGCCGACCTGCGACTCGTCTCGATGAGCCCCGAAGCCGAGCAGTGGCTCGCCGACTTCCCCGACACGGACCGGTTCCCCGACACGGACCAAGGAACTGCCGACCAGCGAGGTGCCGACCCGCTCCCGGTCGCCGTTCACGCGGTGGCGGCCGGCCCGGTGCCGTCGACCGTCCGGATCCGCGGCCGCTCCGGGCAGTGGATCGCGCTGCACACCACCCGGCTGGACTCGCAGATCGGGGTGGTGGTGGAACCGGCCCGACCGGCGGAGCTCGGTGCCGTGCTGCTCAGCGCGCACGGGCTCACGCAGGCGCAGACCCGGGTCGCGGCCCTGGTCATCCGGGGACGCTCGACCCGTGAGCTGGTCGAGGAGCTCCACATCTCCGCCAATACCGTGCAGGAGCACCTGACCGCCGTCTTCGACAAGTTCGGCGTCCGCAGCCGGCGCGAACTCGTCGCCGCGGTGCTCGCAGACCTGGCCGGGTCCTGAAGGCGGCTCGCCGGCGCCGGCCGCGCGCCGGTCCAACCGCCGAGCCGGGCGCCGCAGTCGATCGCCGGACGGGCTCTAGACCGCCATCGCCAGCATCAGCGGCGCTGCCCGCTCCGCCAGCAACTCGGCTGCCGCGCGCAGGCGGTGGGCGTTGTCGGCCGGGAGCGACATGGCCAGGCAGCCGACCGTGGAGCCGGCGGTCACCGGGACGGCGGCGCAGACCGTGCCGAGGGCGTACTCCTGGAGGTCGAGGACCGGGACGGTGGCGGGCTGGCGTTCGAGGCGGTGCATCAGCTGCTCGGCGTCGGTGATGGTGCGGGAGGTGAGGCGCGCGATCGGGTGGCGGGAGAGGTGGTCGAGGCGACCGTCGTGGTCGAGCTGGCTGAGCAGGCATTTGCCGATGGCACTGGCGTGCGCGGTGGCCTTGAAGTCGACCCATTCGTAGACGGCCGGCGCGTGCTCGCCGGCGGCCACCGCCTCGACCCGCAGTTCGCCGTCGTAGTAGCGGCTGAAGTAGACGGCGGCGCCGAGTTCGTCGCGGAGTTCGGCGAGTTTGTGCTCGAGCCGGATCCGGATCAGCTGCTCGCGGTTGGACTGGCCGAGCATCGCGAAGGTGCCGCCGAGGATCCAGCCTCCGTCGGCGAACTGCAGGTACCCCTCGGTGCAGAGCAGTCCGACCAGCTCACGCACCACCGGCTCGGGTAGCGAGGTGTCGCGGACCAGGTCCGCGAGGGTCACGCCGTACGGGTGGCGATCGGCTGCCTCCAGCAGGCGCAGCGCACGGCGCAGCGAGACGTGCGGGCCCGATTCCCCCTGGTCCAGCGTGACCTGACGACCCCGACCGTGTGCCGGCATGGGCCTCTCCTTCCGCTGCGCTCGGAAACTCGCCACCACCGTTCAGAGTATCCGCCGAGGGGTCCTGCGACGCGTAGGTTGGCGGATATTCGCGCCGCTGACGGGTATTGGCCGAGTGGCATATGCCAGTCGAGCGTGGACCGCCGGGAATGACGATGAGCTCCTCCCCCACTGCCCGGGGGGAGGAGCTCATCTGAGGGTGGGTCAGAAAGCACTCAGAGCGTCAGGAGAGCTCAGTTCTCGTCGGCGGAGCGGAGCTTGGCCACGGCGGCGGAAAGCCGGCTGCCGTACTCCTCGTCGGCGGCGTGGAAGTGGGCCAGGTTCTTCTCGACGATGTCGTCGCGGGTCACCTGGGCCAGGAAGCCGGCGATGTTGTCGATCAGGCGCGCCTTCTCGCCGTCCGACATCAGGCGGTAGAGCTCGCCGGCCTGGAAGAAGTCGTCGTCCTTGGTGTGGGCCGGCGTGGTGTAGGTGCCGGTGTGGCCGTTCAGGGCGACGGGGGCGGCCAGCGCGCGGTCGGTCTGGGCGGGGCCGTCGTACGAGTTGGGCTCGTAGTTCTTGCCGCGGCCGGCCTTGTTGAGCGCGTTGTAGCCGTCACGGCCGTAGTTGTCGGCCTCGGTGGCGCGCGGGGCGTTCACCGGCAGCTGGGTGTGGTTCACACCGAGGCGGTAGCGCTGGGCGTCCGCGTAGGCGAACAGCCGGCCCTGGAGCATCTTGTCGGGCGACGGGCCGATGCCGGGCACGAAGTTGTTCGGCGAGAAGGCTGACTGCTCGACCTCGCCGAAGACGTTCTCCGGGTTCTTGTTGAGCACCAGGCGGCCGACCTTGACCAGCGGGTAGTCGGCGTGCGGCCACACCTTGGTGAGGTCGAACGGGTTGAAGCGGTAGTCGGCCGCCTCGGCCACCGGCATCAGCTGGACGTAGAGGGTCCAGGACGGGAAGACGCCGCGCTCGATCGCCTGGTGCAGGTCGCGCTGGTGGCTGTCGGCGTCGCCGCCCACCACCTCGGCGGCCTGCGAGCCGTCCAGCGAGCGGACGCCCTGGTTGGTCTTGAAGTGGTACTTGACCCAGAAGGCCTCGCCGGACTCGTTGACCCACTGGTAGGTGTGCGAGCCGTAGCCGTTCATGTGGCGGTAGGAGGCCGGGATGCCGCGGTCACCGAAGAGCCAGGTGATCTGGTGCGTCGATGCGGGCGAGTGCGCCCAGAAGTCCCAGACGTTGTCGGCTTCCTGGATGCCGGTGTACGGGTCGCGCTTCTGCGAGTGGATGAAGTCGGGGAACTTCAGCGGGTCCTTGATGAAGAAGACCGGGGTGTTGTTGCCGACCAGGTCGTAGTTGCCCTCGGCGGTGTAGAACTTCAGCGCGAAGCCGCGCGGGTCGCGCACCGCGTCGCTCGAGCCCAGGTTGCCGGCCACGGTGGAGAAGCGCAGGAAGACCTCGGTGCGCTTGCCGATCTCGGAGAGGAAGTCGGCGCGGGTGTACCGGGAGACCTCGTCGGTCACCTCGAAGTAGCCGTAGGCGCCGGAGCCGCGGGCGTGCACCACGCGCTCCGGGATGCGCTCGCGGTTGAAGCGGGCCAGCTTCTCCAGCAGCTGCTGGTCCTGGATGAGCAGCGGGCCGTACTCGCCGGCCGAGGCCGAGTTCTGGTTGTCGGCGATCGGGGCGCCGGACTCAGTGGTCAGGATCTTGGACATGGGAGGGGTCCTTCAGGTACGAGTGTGCGGGTTTGCAAAGATTGCAAAGCCGGAACCGCAGGCATGCAAACTTTGCAAAGGGCAAAGGGAAGGTCAGACGCCCAGCAGACGCCAGAGCGCGGCGGTACGACGCGAGGTCTCGGTGCCGTCGGGACCGTCGGCCGGCTGCAGGGCCGCCGTGGCCGCGGTGACCTCGGCGGGGGTGGCCAGCGGACGGGCCGCCGCCAGGGTGATCGCCTCGGCACCGGTCAGCCCGGCCTCGCTGAGCGCCTGGCCGGCCTCGGCTGGCGGCAGCGCGTTGAACCAGCGCAGCGCCAGCGCAGCGCGGCCGCTCTCGGTGAGCTTGCCGACCAGTCGCAGCCGGGCCAGCCCGCCGTCCGGGTAGACGTTGATCCGCACGTGGGTCACCGGGCGGCCCACGTCGAGCCGGAGCCGGTGCCGGGTGTCCGGCTGCAGCCGGGTGCGCGGCAGGATCTCGAACCAGCCGTCAGCATCGGCGGCGGGGTCGGACCCGTTGGACGCGTCGTACCCCACCAGGTCGGCCCAGCCGGGAGCGTTGGCGACGAAGTGGCT is a genomic window of Kitasatospora azatica KCTC 9699 containing:
- a CDS encoding IclR family transcriptional regulator — protein: MPAHGRGRQVTLDQGESGPHVSLRRALRLLEAADRHPYGVTLADLVRDTSLPEPVVRELVGLLCTEGYLQFADGGWILGGTFAMLGQSNREQLIRIRLEHKLAELRDELGAAVYFSRYYDGELRVEAVAAGEHAPAVYEWVDFKATAHASAIGKCLLSQLDHDGRLDHLSRHPIARLTSRTITDAEQLMHRLERQPATVPVLDLQEYALGTVCAAVPVTAGSTVGCLAMSLPADNAHRLRAAAELLAERAAPLMLAMAV
- a CDS encoding catalase — protein: MSKILTTESGAPIADNQNSASAGEYGPLLIQDQQLLEKLARFNRERIPERVVHARGSGAYGYFEVTDEVSRYTRADFLSEIGKRTEVFLRFSTVAGNLGSSDAVRDPRGFALKFYTAEGNYDLVGNNTPVFFIKDPLKFPDFIHSQKRDPYTGIQEADNVWDFWAHSPASTHQITWLFGDRGIPASYRHMNGYGSHTYQWVNESGEAFWVKYHFKTNQGVRSLDGSQAAEVVGGDADSHQRDLHQAIERGVFPSWTLYVQLMPVAEAADYRFNPFDLTKVWPHADYPLVKVGRLVLNKNPENVFGEVEQSAFSPNNFVPGIGPSPDKMLQGRLFAYADAQRYRLGVNHTQLPVNAPRATEADNYGRDGYNALNKAGRGKNYEPNSYDGPAQTDRALAAPVALNGHTGTYTTPAHTKDDDFFQAGELYRLMSDGEKARLIDNIAGFLAQVTRDDIVEKNLAHFHAADEEYGSRLSAAVAKLRSADEN
- a CDS encoding LuxR C-terminal-related transcriptional regulator; amino-acid sequence: MAGAAVERRLADIEQRCRGALDPAALRTEALGRLRRVVPADAAFFATVDPVTLLFTSAAAEDPLGPATALFLDNEFGRTDVNKFSALARAADPVASLDRAARGERSASARYREIMAPLGLGDELRAALVTGHHCWGVLCLHREDSSAGFTAEELALVRRIAPHLAAGLRRAVTAAPPAGAGPRPGGVGLILLDADLRLVSMSPEAEQWLADFPDTDRFPDTDQGTADQRGADPLPVAVHAVAAGPVPSTVRIRGRSGQWIALHTTRLDSQIGVVVEPARPAELGAVLLSAHGLTQAQTRVAALVIRGRSTRELVEELHISANTVQEHLTAVFDKFGVRSRRELVAAVLADLAGS